The Xyrauchen texanus isolate HMW12.3.18 chromosome 49, RBS_HiC_50CHRs, whole genome shotgun sequence genome contains the following window.
ttaaacaggctcctcattaccatgtcAGTGtgcagtcttaaataatagtaataataataataaattaactcactcacacacacacacacacacacacacacacacacacacacacacacacacacacacacacacacacacacacacacacacacacaaacacacacacacacacacacacacacacacacacacagacacacacacacatacaaacacacacacacacacacacacacacacactcacacacacacacacacactcacacacacacgctcacacacacacgctcacacacacaatcacacacacacacacacacacacacaatcacacacacgctcacacacacacacacacacacacacacacacacacacacacacacactcactcacacacacacacacacacattcacacactcactcactcacacacacactgacacacacacatactcacacacacacacactgacacacacacacacacacacacacacacacacactcacactgacacacacacacacacacacacacacacacacacacatgagatgGGCTGACAGAtcgatgcgtgtgtgtgtgtgtgtgtgtgtgtgtttggggtgtTTAATGCAGCCGAGCGTTCAGTCTGACAGTCAGATTGTGGATTCACATCAGAGCGAGTGTGAAACAGACTCAAAGATGAAGCATTATTGTATCATCAAACACGCCGTCTTCAAAGAGTTCCTCGCCGAGTTCCTCGGGACGTTTGTGCTGGTGGTGAGTAACTGTCTCTCTGTTTCTAATGGGACTGATGATTTGTGAAGACTAGCTGAAAAAAATCCCTTTTTGTCTATAAAGAGCAGTTTTAATCTGACTGTGTTCTTCATTCTATAGTAAATCTCATATATGACCATAACAACAGATATACTTCATATATTTGAGCAGATATGTACAGAAATGAGTTTTTGGGGGAAATACATTACCTTTATGAAAACACACACTTTGAATTATATGTTGCATAAATATTCCAGCATGTGAATGATAAATGTACGACTTTACAGTTCcaaagttaacatgaactaacaatgaacaattgtgttttatCAATAATCAACATGAATAAATGCTGTCAGAATATCTGATATTAATGCATGTACTGATACACACAGATGGAGCGCTCATCATGCTGTAAACGAGCCTCTGTTGTCATATCTGTGTGTTTCCACGTGTACTGTTGTGTACTCACTGAACAGTTGTGTGTCAGTTGTTTGGTTGTGGGTCTGTGGCTCAGACGGTGTTGAGCAGAAACACACTCGGCGAGCCGTTGACCGTTCACATCGGCTTCAGCACTGGACTCATGATGGGTGTGTATGTGTCCGGCGGCGTCTCAGGTAAACATCATGTTATCATACACACAACACTGCACATGTGTTATATAACATCACACATCTGTATATCATCTCTCACATGTGAGGCACAATGTGATTATCAGGATTCTCAGAAGTGATCAATAACTGCTGAAGCGACACACATTTAGTTTTCTGATGTACAGATGCAATATTCTGTCACTCGTGTCATGAAGTTGTGTACGTTTTGTACGGTTTGTGATGTCATCAGGACCATCATCATCATAATGCTCCTGAATgatgattgatttgatttgtcaaactctctctctctgctgattTCTGAGGTCATATGATGCTCGGGGCGAGTATTCTGACAGACCCATTGATCCGGGCACATgccagtgtgtgtctgtgtgtgtgtgtgtgtgtgtgtgtgtgtgtgtttagaggaGAGCAGATGAGTTTATTCAATGAGTTTGTGTAAAATGATGGTTGTGTGTCTTATATAATAGTATTGTGTCGTGTTTGTTGAGTGTGTGTAGTATTTGttgagtgtttgtgtagtgttaatgtgtgtttagtgtttgttgagtgtttgtgtagtgtttgtgtagtgtttgttgagtgtttgtgtagtgtttgttgagtgtttgtgtagtgtttgtgtagtgtttgttgagtgtttgtgtagtgtttgttgagtgtttgtgtagtgtttgtagagtgtttgttgagtgtttgtgtagtgtttgttgagtgtttgtgtagtgtttgtgtagtgtctgttgagtgtttgtgtagttttggtgagtgtttgtgtagttttggtgagtgtttgtgtagtgttcatgtttctgtttgtttgtgtagtgtttgttgagtgtttgtgtagttttggtgagtgtttgtgtagtgttcatgtttctgtttgtttgtgtagtgttaatgtgtgtgtagtgtttgttgagtgtttgtgtagttttgttgagtgtttgtgtagttttggttaagtgtttgtgtagtgttcatgtttctgtttgtttgtgtagtgttcatgtttgtgtagtgtttgttgagtgtttgtatagtgtttgttgagtgtttgtgtagttttggttgagtgtttgtgtagtgttcatgtttctgtttgtttgtgtagtgttaatgtgtgtgtagtgtttgttgagtgtttgtgtagttttggtgagtgtttgtgtagttttggtgagtgtttgtgtagtgttcatgtttctgtttgtttgtgtagtgttaatgtgtgtgtagtgtttgttgagtgtttgtgtagtgtttgttgagtgtttgtgtagttttggtgagtgtttgtgtagtgttcatgtttctgtttgtttgtgtagtgttaatgtgtgtgtagtgtttgttgagtgtttgtgtagttttggtgagtgtttgtgtagttttggtgagtgtttgtgtagtgttcatgtttctgtttgtttgtgtagtgttaatgtgtgtgtagtgtttgttgagtgtttgtgtagttttggtgagtgtttgtgtagttttggttaagtgtttgtgtagtgttcatgtttctgtttgtttgtgtagtgttcatgtttgtgtagtgtttgttgagtgtttgtatagtgtttgttgagtgtttgtgtagttttggttgagtgtttgtgtagtgttcatGTTTGTTGAGTGTTGGTgtagtgttaatgtgtgtgtagtgtttgttgagtgtttgtatagtgtttgttgagtgtttgtgtagttttggttgagtgtttgtgtagtgttcatGTTTGTTGAGTGTTGGTgtagtgttaatgtgtgtgtagtgtttgtgtagtgttaaTGTGTGCGTAGTGTTTGTTGAGTGTTTTATAGTGTTTGTTGAGAGTTTGTGTAGTGTTAATGTGTCTGTAGTGTTTGttgagtgtttgtgtagtgtttgttgagtgtttgtgtagtgtttgtgtagtgtttgttgagtgtttgtgtagtgtttgtgtagtgtttgttgagtgtttgtgtagtgtttgttgagtgtttgtgtagtgtttgtgtgagtgtttgttgagtgtttgtgtagtgtttgttgagtgtttgtgtagtgtttgttgagtgtttgtgtagtgtttgtgtagtgtttgttgagtgtttgtgtagtgtttgtgtagtgtttgttgagtgtttgtgtagtgtttgttgagtgtttgtgtagtgtttgttgagtgtttgtgtagtgtttgttgagtgtttgtgtagtgtttgtgtagtgtttgttgtgtgtgtgtgtgctgtttcacatcgccttgtcaTTTCAACTCATCAAATAGTTATTAGTGTTAAATTCCCCCGGCTCATCtgttttggagcatgttgcaatcatatgatttgaaatgactgtacataaaaCAACAATGAGATTCTcaatgtaaaacatcatataatgtgtagttgtagagctttcaatagagcaaagggtgaatataatttacaaatccctcctttttgtttatattaccatttttcatactgtcccaactgttTAGTAATTGGTGTTGTATGTTAgggtagtgtttatagtgtttgtttagtggtgtttatgtttgtgtaaagCCACACAGATCCGCTGtctaatattgtattgtttaatctCAACGGTTTGAACAGTGAATGTCTTCGTTTGTGTGTCAGGTGGTCACCTGAATCCCGCCGTCTCTCTGGCGATGGTGGTTCTGGGGAAGCTGAAGTTCTGGAAGTTTCCCATCTATATTCTCGCTCAGCTGCTGGGAGCGTTCGCAGGAGCGGCCGGAGTGTTTGGACTCTATTACGGTGAGTTTGTTCCAATGAAAACACTGCACACAAATCGCTAAACTTCACATCCTGTTGCTTCATCCTGCTGTCACTGAAGTTGATCTCGATTCAGTATCATGAGCCatgaaagagcaacatctgagcaataCGATTTTCCTCTGGTGTCTCTCCACGATCAGGATCATGTGATGACgaatgtgtgttttgttgtttagaTGCGTTCATGGATTTCACGAGTGGAATTCTGTCTATGACGGGAATCAGTGCCACAGGACACATTTTTGCATCCTATCCCGGCAGACACCTCACAATACTGGGCGGATTTGTGGATCAGGTCAGAACATTgtgttgatgttaaaatactcttcgtatcccagattaatatgcagagacaataaaAAGTAATATGACCGTCCAGCCCGATACAACACCACTGAATTGaccaatggagtgagtttggggtgggactttct
Protein-coding sequences here:
- the LOC127640103 gene encoding aquaporin-9-like isoform X1: MKHYCIIKHAVFKEFLAEFLGTFVLVLFGCGSVAQTVLSRNTLGEPLTVHIGFSTGLMMGVYVSGGVSGGHLNPAVSLAMVVLGKLKFWKFPIYILAQLLGAFAGAAGVFGLYYDAFMDFTSGILSMTGISATGHIFASYPGRHLTILGGFVDQVVGTGMLVLCILAINDGRNMGAPKGVEPLAIGLILLGISVSMGLNCGYPLNPARDLGPRLFTAVAGWGMEVFSTADYWWWIPVAGPLVGGVAGAIIYFLLIELHHSNHTDKPHEEPVEEEEDEEDEDEDSSLKDKYEMINMS